In Coccidioides posadasii str. Silveira chromosome 4, complete sequence, one genomic interval encodes:
- a CDS encoding uncharacterized protein (EggNog:ENOG410PSYG~COG:O~MEROPS:MER0123453), protein MADTTLPPATRIVPIMARSRLNARSAGLSARSSRRNSTVEESDRRLKERLERLNCYAADIQGDGNCLFYSLSDQLYGTPEHHDKVRQRLVDHIRKHRDSFIHFVDLGPDRPRSTREASRQANRSFSSVGSTPSVDRINSKFEEMLSKMGEPHEWGGAFELQAFCQAYARDIVVYQADTVQEFTSNLHDVDPDRETVHLAYHEYQHYSSVRRLDAPREGLPSLPRRLDKNGADAQVVKEGNKNAANARSHSVATQTLPTPLTLAEPWKISTIAEALPFLDYDTIRAVLTKCRGDIDFAFSSLLDDDFSSSSQSSVAPTPGTETSGTVMASPGGVNPATRACLRASSRSSSRHSTGSKRPADPSDDDDDDDEDPVRSGVRRSARERKRRILQDVTVGISVRGDNRDDVISIQLRVDPDAVVETPRGIDTPEDDTEVETDEDTEVNVPEKEPNTGEPRAKSSDGTLTVGPDSGNSATGSEGGDDFGDSDK, encoded by the exons ATGGCTGACACAACTTTGCCTCCTGCCACTAGGATTGTGCCTATTATGGCCCGTTCAAGGCTTAATGCACGATCCGCTGGCCTGAGTGCTCGCTCCTCGCGCAGAAACTCGACTGTGGAGGAGTCCGATCGGCGTCTGAAGGAACGCCTTGAAAGACTAAATTGTTATGCAGCCGATATACAGGGAGACG GCAATTGCCTATTCTACTCCCTTTCAGACCAGCTTTACGGAACCCCAGAGCACCACGACAAGGTCCGCCAGCGACTGGTAGACCACATCCGCAAGCACCGAGACTCCTTCATACATTTCGTAGATCTCGGTCCAGACCGCCCTCGTTCCACAAGAGAGGCCTCCAGGcaggcaaacagatctttcAGTAGTGTTGGCTCCACCCCAAGCGTGGACAGGATAAACTCCAAGTTCGAGGAGATGCTTTCGAAGATGGGCGAGCCGCATGAGTGGGGCGGTGCTTTTGAGCTCCAGGCATTCTGTCAGGCCTACGCACGAGATATCGTCGTGTACCAGGCCGACACGGTGCAGGAGTTCACCAGCAACCTCCACGACGTGGATCCCGACAGGGAGACCGTCCATCTCGCATACCAC GAGTACCAGCACTACTCGTCAGTCAGACGCCTGGATGCCCCTCGTGAAGGGCTACCAAGCCTCCCCAGACGACTCGATAAAAATGGAGCTGACGCTCAAGTCGTCAAGGAGGGCAACAAGAATGCTGCAAACGCTCGAAGCCATTCTGTTGCAACGCAGACTTTGCCGACACCACTGACCCTGGCTGAGCCATGGAAGATCAGCACGATTGCTGAAGCCCTTCCTTTCCTTGATTACGATACAATCAGGGCAGTGTTGACAAAGTGCCGTGGGGACATCGACTTTGCCTTCTCCAGTCTTCTCGATGACGATTTCTCCTCGTCCTCTCAATCGTCCGTGGCTCCAACGCCAGGTACTGAGACCTCTGGTACTGTCATGGCCTCACCTGGCGGTGTTAACCCGGCCACTCGGGCATGCTTGAGAGCTTCGTCAAGGTCCTCTTCCCGCCATAGCACTGGAAGCAAACGACCCGCCGACCCtagcgacgacgacgacgacgacgacgaagacCCTGTTCGATCCGGCGTCCGTCGCTCTGCGAGAGAGCGCAAGCGTCGTATCCTGCAGGACGTGACCGTCGGTATCTCAGTCAGGGGCGACAACAGGGATGACGTCATTTCAATCCAATTGAGGGTCGATCCAGATGCCGTGGTTGAAACGCCAAGGGGAATTGACACTCCCGAAGACGACACAGAAGTCGAGACAGACGAAGACACAGAAGTCAACGTTCCCGAGAAAGAGCCAAACACCGGTGAACCCAGAGCTAAGAGCTCCGACGGCACTTTGACTGTGGGTCCCGACAGCGGCAATTCTGCGACTGGTAGTGAGGGAGGTGACGACTTCGGGGATTCCGATAAATGA
- a CDS encoding uncharacterized protein (EggNog:ENOG410PH6Z~COG:E~TransMembrane:1 (o6-23i)~BUSCO:9124at33183): MASNKIVIIGGGVIGLTTAYLLSKDKSNVITVAAKHMPGDYDVEYCSPWAGANFLPVGAPGSAHAKWEANTWPVFEDLARNNPEAGIHFQDSIIYNRLKDASSDTAVWFKELINPNPWYKDIVPDFRPIPKEKLPHGFDNGSCFTSVCLNAPVYLAWLVSQCRKNGVVFKRAVFKHIVDAAGAHHSGQKADVVVNCTGLSSKYLGGVEDQKMYPARGQVIVVRNEVPAMYSVSGTDDGPNEAGYIMMRAAGGGTILGGCYQRHNYESQPDPNLAIRIMKRCVALCPELVGKDANGNQRGIEALDIVRHGVGLRPLREGGPRVERDNIGGVSVVHNYGHGGFGYQASFGTCADAVALVEKALDEKKRRARL; encoded by the exons ATGGCGTCCAACAAGATCGTTATCATAGG GGGAGGCGTGATCGGATTGACTACCGCATACCTACTCTCCAAGGATAAATCCAATGTTATTACAGTTGCTGCAAAGCATATGCCCGGCGATTACGATGTTGAATATTGCTCTCCATGGGCCGGCGCAAACTTTCTGCC TGTAGGAGCTCCGGGTAGCGCTCATGCGAAATGGGAGGCCAATACGTGGCCTGTATTTGAGGACCTGGCGCGGAATAATCCCGAAGCAGGAATTCACTTCCAGG ATTCTATTATATACAATCGCCTCAAGGACGCCAGCTCTGACACTGCTGTCTGGTTCAAAGAGCTGATCAACCCGAACCCTTGGTACAAAGACATTGTCCCCGAC TTCCGCCCCATACCCAAGGAGAAATTACCCCATGGATTTGACAATGGTTCCTGCTTTACCTCTGTTTGCCTCAATGCGCCGGTCTACCTCGCGTGGCTCGTCTCACAGTGTCGTAAGAACGGTGTAGTCTTCAAGCGTGCTGTTTTCAAGCATATTGTCGATGCAGCCGGTGCTCACCACTCTGGTCAAAAGGCCGATGTCGTCGTCAACTGCACTGGTCTATCTTCCAAGTATCTGGGCGGTGTTGAGGATCAAAAAATGTATCCAGCCCGTGGACAGGTGATCGTCGTTCGTAACGAAGTTCCAGCGATGTACTCTGTATCGGGAACCGACGACGGTCCTAACGAGGCTGGATATATCATGATGAGGGCAGCCg GTGGTGGAACAATCCTAGGGGGCTGCTACCAACGGCACAACTACGAAAGCCAACCGGACCCTAATCTCGCCATCCGCATCATGAAAAGATGTGTGGCTCTTTGCCCCGAACTAGTCGGGAAAGACGCCAACGGCAATCAGCGCGGTATAGAAGCCCTTGATATCGTCCGACACGGCGTCGGCCTGCGGCCTCTTAGAGAAGGAGGTCCTCGAGTGGAGCGTGACAACATCGGCGGCGTTTCTGTCGTACACAACTACGGCCACGGAGGGTTCGGGTATCAAGCTTCATTCGGTACCTGCGCTGATGCGGTCGCGCTGGTCGAAAAGGCACTGGATGAGAAGAAGCGCAGGGCTAGACTATGA